Proteins from a single region of Bacillota bacterium:
- a CDS encoding HEAT repeat domain-containing protein, whose translation MEENDMLSRLNGLDATARRDYAKKLGNERNEDSVRILFHLLRDENKGVVDAALRSLTTIGGSEVLELALELLQGHDANLRSIAIDIIHSMDPSIISSSLIRFYQSSSGAKKKLAIELLGKLGADMALPHLFEALYDADPNVQIAAAEGLGFVESEVPSSILSKKLLGVLNNESNTWLRYAIFETLGLIGNEHDLHRIFQCLRYPLDVSGFIHAFMLRTGLEAILQFVTNVEEIYSGEKEGPPEEKYIWDGFPKPFPKLLRAVKYSLEESEGSLRDPINVELSRILRQLLL comes from the coding sequence GTGGAAGAAAATGATATGTTGTCAAGGTTAAACGGTCTTGATGCAACCGCCCGCAGGGATTACGCAAAGAAGCTCGGAAATGAGCGAAATGAAGATTCTGTCCGGATTCTTTTTCATTTACTAAGAGATGAGAATAAGGGCGTGGTCGATGCAGCCCTCCGCTCTTTAACGACTATAGGCGGATCAGAGGTTCTTGAGTTGGCGCTCGAACTGCTTCAAGGGCATGACGCAAATCTGCGGAGTATCGCCATTGACATTATACATTCTATGGACCCCTCAATCATCAGTAGCAGCCTAATTAGATTTTATCAAAGCTCATCTGGAGCTAAAAAGAAGCTAGCCATAGAGCTATTAGGAAAACTTGGTGCCGATATGGCTTTGCCACATTTATTTGAGGCCCTTTACGATGCGGACCCAAATGTTCAGATTGCTGCTGCTGAAGGCCTGGGCTTTGTTGAATCAGAGGTGCCTAGCTCTATCCTCTCCAAGAAGTTGCTTGGTGTTTTGAATAACGAAAGTAATACCTGGCTTCGATATGCTATATTTGAGACCTTGGGCCTGATTGGAAACGAACACGATCTACACCGTATTTTTCAGTGTCTCCGATACCCGCTAGATGTTAGTGGCTTCATCCACGCATTTATGCTTAGGACAGGCCTTGAAGCTATACTCCAGTTCGTAACAAATGTAGAAGAAATCTACTCAGGAGAGAAGGAAGGGCCTCCTGAGGAGAAATATATTTGGGATGGATTCCCGAAACCTTTCCCCAAGCTACTAAGAGCGGTTAAGTATAGTC